From the Pseudomonas putida genome, one window contains:
- a CDS encoding pirin family protein: MSSPLIIRPRAESVEGQSILRPLPSAKCRSVGPFVFFDHMLETDYAPGHGMDIRQHPHIGLSTLTYLFEGAILHKDSLGSEQRVLPGDVSWMTAGKGVAHVERTPADALAHGSRLHGLQVWLASPKAHEQGEPSYSHHPAASLPISDNLGVRICMIAGSGFCLESPVPVLSPTLYAHVLMQPATTLVVPDEHVQRALYLLDGELFMDGEPVEACSLVVLPEGEALTLDAEEECQLVLIGGDPLDGPRRMNWNFVASDGELIEQARAKWAAGDWPTVPGEISRIELPR; this comes from the coding sequence ATGAGCAGCCCCCTGATCATCCGCCCACGCGCCGAATCGGTCGAGGGCCAGTCGATCCTGCGCCCGCTGCCCTCGGCCAAGTGCCGCAGCGTCGGCCCGTTCGTGTTCTTCGACCATATGCTCGAGACCGACTACGCACCGGGCCATGGCATGGATATCCGCCAGCACCCGCATATCGGCCTCTCTACCCTCACCTACCTGTTCGAAGGCGCGATCCTGCACAAGGATAGCCTCGGCTCGGAGCAGCGCGTGCTGCCGGGTGATGTGAGCTGGATGACCGCCGGCAAAGGTGTCGCACATGTCGAGCGCACGCCTGCGGACGCCTTGGCCCACGGCTCACGCTTGCACGGGTTGCAGGTGTGGCTGGCCTCGCCAAAGGCGCACGAACAGGGCGAGCCGAGCTATAGCCATCATCCGGCGGCGAGCTTGCCGATCAGTGACAACCTGGGCGTGCGCATCTGCATGATTGCTGGCAGTGGGTTCTGCCTGGAGTCACCGGTGCCGGTGCTCTCCCCTACCCTCTATGCACATGTGCTGATGCAGCCGGCTACCACGCTGGTGGTACCTGACGAACATGTGCAACGTGCGTTGTATCTGCTTGACGGCGAACTGTTCATGGACGGCGAACCGGTCGAGGCCTGCAGCCTGGTCGTGCTGCCGGAGGGGGAAGCGCTCACGCTGGATGCCGAGGAAGAATGCCAGCTGGTGCTGATTGGCGGGGACCCGCTGGATGGACCGCGGCGAATGAACTGGAATTTTGTGGCCAGTGACGGGGAGCTGATCGAGCAGGCCCGGGCCAAGTGGGCCGCCGGGGATTGGCCGACAGTGCCTGGGGAAATTTCAAGAATTGAGTTGCCACGCTGA
- a CDS encoding amidohydrolase family protein, whose translation MIARALACMLLSGWLCQSAQARDYLYSDAHLHYVDFFQESEGMPALIEAMDQAGVEHSMISGIPVAKKWHEDEPKRPRYYAGDDADAYWYSATDTYVAAALATLPVEQRKRFHPFLSGFNPVDKNAVSHIERMLELNPGLWQGIGEVFTRHDDLTALTSGDTPRANNEAMTRIYHLAAERDMPVLLHSNITSKRERNPLYLAEIEEPLRNHPHTRFIWAHAGSSAEIHRHQTRMDFLLPVLTRLLADYPNLYVDLSWSVLQPYLLDEQGVPRKEWVALVGQYPDRFMLGSDVVGRFGSLGEQMHGFRPFLDALPEEVANKVAKDNFLAVLPKEK comes from the coding sequence ATGATTGCCAGAGCACTGGCCTGCATGTTGCTGTCTGGCTGGCTATGCCAGTCGGCGCAGGCCCGCGACTATCTTTACAGCGATGCCCATCTGCACTACGTGGACTTCTTTCAGGAGAGCGAAGGCATGCCGGCGCTGATCGAGGCCATGGATCAGGCCGGGGTCGAGCACTCGATGATCTCCGGTATCCCGGTGGCCAAGAAATGGCATGAAGATGAGCCCAAGCGCCCGCGCTACTACGCCGGTGACGACGCCGACGCCTATTGGTATAGCGCCACCGATACCTATGTCGCTGCCGCGCTGGCAACGTTGCCGGTGGAGCAGCGAAAACGTTTCCATCCGTTTCTGAGCGGATTCAATCCGGTAGACAAGAATGCCGTCAGCCATATCGAACGCATGCTCGAACTCAACCCGGGGCTGTGGCAGGGGATCGGTGAAGTCTTCACGCGCCATGACGACCTGACCGCGCTCACCAGTGGCGATACACCGCGGGCCAACAACGAAGCGATGACCCGCATTTACCACTTGGCGGCGGAGCGCGACATGCCGGTGTTGCTGCACTCGAACATCACCTCCAAGCGAGAGCGCAATCCGCTGTACCTGGCGGAGATCGAAGAGCCGCTGCGCAATCATCCGCACACCCGCTTCATTTGGGCGCACGCGGGGAGCAGCGCGGAGATCCATCGACACCAGACCCGCATGGACTTTCTTCTGCCGGTGCTGACGCGGTTGCTGGCGGACTATCCGAACCTGTATGTGGATTTGTCGTGGAGTGTGCTGCAGCCGTATCTGCTGGACGAGCAGGGCGTGCCGCGCAAGGAATGGGTCGCGCTGGTCGGCCAGTATCCAGACCGGTTCATGCTGGGTTCGGATGTGGTGGGGCGGTTTGGCAGCCTGGGCGAGCAGATGCACGGGTTCAGACCGTTTCTGGATGCCTTGCCTGAAGAGGTGGCCAACAAGGTGGCCAAGGATAACTTCCTGGCTGTGTTGCCCAAGGAGAAGTAG
- a CDS encoding dienelactone hydrolase family protein, giving the protein MSKVIVESLVYHLSGKTYESRLVYEPGALGRPGLVMAPNWMGIGEGAERIAKEVAEKGYVVLIADLYGRSVRPSNADEAGAAMMPLKNDRGELRKRMQEALAQLLGQSKALLEPGKVATFGFCFGGCCALELARTGADLKAAVSFHGTLDTPNPEDAKRIKGSVLVLHGASDPLVPKEQLPAFEDEMNAAKVDWQLLSYGGAVHSFTDPNANVPGKMQYDRRTSERAFRSMHNLLSEVFQR; this is encoded by the coding sequence ATGAGCAAGGTAATCGTCGAATCGCTGGTCTATCACCTGTCCGGCAAGACCTATGAAAGCCGCCTGGTCTACGAACCAGGTGCGCTGGGCCGTCCCGGTCTGGTGATGGCGCCGAACTGGATGGGCATTGGCGAAGGCGCCGAGCGCATCGCCAAGGAAGTGGCCGAGAAGGGCTATGTGGTACTGATTGCCGACCTGTATGGGCGGTCGGTGCGTCCGTCCAATGCCGATGAGGCAGGGGCGGCGATGATGCCGCTGAAGAATGACCGTGGCGAGCTGCGCAAGCGCATGCAGGAAGCCTTGGCGCAACTGCTGGGCCAATCCAAGGCCCTGCTGGAGCCGGGCAAGGTGGCTACCTTCGGTTTCTGCTTCGGTGGCTGCTGTGCCCTGGAGCTGGCCCGTACCGGGGCAGACCTGAAAGCGGCGGTGTCGTTCCACGGCACACTGGACACTCCGAACCCGGAAGATGCCAAGCGTATCAAGGGCTCGGTGCTGGTACTGCACGGCGCTTCCGACCCATTGGTGCCGAAGGAGCAATTGCCGGCGTTCGAAGACGAAATGAACGCCGCCAAGGTGGACTGGCAGCTGCTGAGCTACGGTGGCGCAGTGCATTCGTTCACTGACCCGAATGCCAATGTGCCGGGCAAGATGCAGTACGACCGCCGTACTTCGGAGCGGGCGTTCCGTTCGATGCACAATCTGCTCAGCGAAGTGTTCCAGCGCTGA